The Deltaproteobacteria bacterium genome segment ATATCCAATTTACAAACGTTCGCAGCCCCGGGTCCTGGAACTGTTAAAAAGTGGCGACATCGATTTTGGCATGGCTTTGGAATCACTGGTGCCCCCGGAGCTGGTCAGGTTCCGCTGGCTTCAGGTGGAAACCTTTCTTATGACCCCCCTCGGACCACCCGCGGTCCCGGCGGCGACGGGTTAGCCTGCCTCAGATTGCCAAACATCCCCTGATCTTGCCTCCTCCCAGCCCGGAGGCTACCGGTCGTCGGCGGCTGGAAAACCTGTTTCGCCAACGGGGTCTTGACTACCACATCACCATGGAGTCTTCCAATGTAGAATTAAGCTCCCTTTATGTGGAGATGGGGTTGGGGATTTCTTTTGCCACCATGGTCCGAGATCGTCCCCAGCCGCAGCCGCGCCAGTTGGCGTTTATACCTTTGCCGCAGTTTTTCAAACCCAATTACCTGGCGTTAGTGATGCGCAAGAATAAATTCCTGCCCCCTTACCAAAAAGCCTTGCTAGACTTATTGCTCAGTTCCCCCTCCGAGCCTGACAACCCTTAGAAAAAAAAGATTGACATCTATAAGCCAGTAGTTTATAAGGAAAATATGAAGGTTATTGAGGGACATAACTGGTGCTGGTGGCGCCTTTGGCGGGTCCGTGAGGTGCGTCCACCGCTCATCTGAATTAAGATCAACGCTGATATTGAGCCGTGGCCCTTCACGGAACGGGGTCACGGTTTTTTTATGGCCACCTGTGGAAACCGTGCCCCGATGGAGCACGGTTTTTTTTATTACAGCGCTAATTGAGGTTTAATCATGGTTACTCCTGATTTTGATACCTTTCAGCAACTGGCCGCCCAGGGCAATCTGATCCCGATATATCGGGAGATCTTGGGGGATCTCGAGACCCCGGTGCTGGCTTACAAAAAACTGCGGGGCAACTCCATGTCCTATCTGTTAGAGAGCGTCGAGGGTGGCGAAAAATGGGGGCGCTACAGTTTTTTAGGACTAAACCCTGCCCTCATCCTGACCGTGCAGAATCGTACGGTACGCGTCCAGGACCGGCAGGAGACCAAGGTCTATGAGGAGGTCGCCGACCCTTACGCGATTATCCGCCAGGTGCTGGGGGGTTACCAGGCGGTCGCCAGCCCTGATTTGCCCCGGTTTTACGGAGGATTGGTGGGATATTTAAGCTATGATATGGTCCGTTATATCGAGCGCCTGCCGGAGCTGACCCCGCCCGAGGACCGGCCCGAGGCCATTCTGGTCCTGGCCGATCACCTGTTGATCTTCGACAATGTGCGGCATACCATCAAGTTGGTGGCCTTGGTCCATATCACCCCGGAAGTGCCGCTTGAAACCCTTTATGAGCAGGGCGTGGCGGGCCTCGAGGCCCTGATCGACCGCCTGCGGCAGCCGCAACATTTTCCACCTCCAGCCCCGGAGTCGGCCACCGTGACCCTGACCTCTAACCTGACCCCGGAGCGCTTCCAGGATATTGTACTTCGGGCCAAGGATTATATTACTGCCGGAGATGCTATCCAGATTGTCTTGTCCCAGCGGTTTCAGACCGCGCGTCAGCAGGACCCCTTCGATCTCTACCGGGCCTTGCGCAGCATCAATCCCTCGCCTTATATGTTCTACCTGGACCTGGGTGACCTGCAACTGGCCGGGGCTTCGCCGGAAGTCCTGGTGCGCCTGGAAGCCGGACGCATTGAACTCCGACCGATCGCCGGGACCCGCGGCCGCGGCCTGACCCCGGCCGAGGATCAGGCCCTGGAAGCCGAGCTGCTCGAAGATCCCAAAGAACGGGCCGAACACATCATGCTGGTCGATCTGGGCCGCAACGACGTCGGCCGGGTGGCGAAGATAGGCAGCGTCAAGGTCACCGAACTGTTTACCGTGGAGCGCTATTCCCATGTCATGCACATCGTCTCCCATGTGGTCGGCGACCTGGAGGACGGTAAAGACGCCATCGATGTACTCAAGGCCTCCTTTCCGGCCGGGACCGTGTCCGGGGCTCCCAAGGTGCGGGCCATGGAGATAATCGAGGAACTGGAACCCACCCGCCGGGGGCCCTACGCCGGGGCCGTGGGCTACTTGGGTTTTAGTGGCAACATGGATTTTTGTATTACCATCCGCACCCTGACCGTTCATGATGGCCAGGTCTATCTCCAGGTCGGCGCCGGTATTGTCGCCGATTCGGACCCGGCCAAGGAATACCAGGAGACCGTCAATAAGGCCCAGGCCATGGTTCGGGCCTTGGAACTGGCGGCGCGAGGGTTACTGTAAGGGTTAGCAATTAATGGTTGGCAATATAGAAATCATCTCAGAACTGAGAAATATGGAGTGTAGCCATGTCGAGCACCATCTCGTTAGCCACCGAAGACTCGAGACTCGAAACTCTAAACTTAAAATTCAAAACCGCGGCCCCGCACATTGCGGTTATTGATAATTATGATTCTTTTACCTATAATCTGGTGCAATATCTGGGGGTTTTGGGGGCCCAACTGACGGTCTATCGCAATGACCAGATTGACCTGGACGGACTGGAACGCTTGCAGCCCAGCCACCTGGTGATCTCGCCCGGCCCGGGATACCCCAAGGATGCCGGGATCTCGGTGGCTGCCGTCCAACACTTTGCCGGACGGCTGCCCATCCTGGGGGTGTGCCTGGGACACCAGGCCGTGGCTGAAGCCTTTGGCGGGCGGATAATCCCCGCCTCGCGGCTGATGCATGGCAAGACCTCGCTGATCTATCACGACAACCAGGACCTGTTTCAGGGCCTGCCGCTACCCTTTGAGGCCACCCGCTACCACTCGCTGATTGTGCACCGGGCGGTGTTGCCGGACTGTTTGAAGGTCACGGCCCAAACCGCAGTGGGAGAGATCATGGGACTGCGCCATGTCGAATACGCCATTTACGGGGTGCAGTTCCACCCGGAGTCAATCATGACCAGCGAGGGCCTGAATCTCCTGCGCAATTTTCTGAAACGCCAGCGGGGATGAAGTACGGGCATTTTGGGATTAGGGAGTTTTGTCTTATACCGATTAGCTTTCAAATGAGTAATTTTATCCTTTATCCCCTCTCCCCCGCTGGCGGGGGAGAGGGCGAGGTTGAGGGGGCATTTTAGCTCTTTGATCGCAACTTGGTATTAAACCAGGCAATTTTTGCATTTTGCAAAAAAACCGAAAACCAAAATTTTTATCGCCGGGGAAACATTTATGCTGAATCTGACCGAGGCCGAGATGACCCGGGCCATGGAGATCATCATGGGCGGGGAGGCTACCGAGGCCCAGATTGCGGCGTTCATCACTGCTTTGCGGATGAAGGGGGAGACCGTAGCCGAGATCACCGCCGCGGCCCGGGTGATGCGGGCCAAGGCCACCCATATCCCGGTGGGCAACCAACTGGTGGACTTGGACCGGGATGAAATCAACATCGACCGGGAGACCGTGGTCGATACCTGCGGCACTGGCGGGGACGCCACCCAGACCTTCAACGTCTCTACCACCACCGCCTTTGTGGTAGCCGGGGCTGGCCTCAAAGTGGCCAAACACGGCAACCGGGCGGTATCCAGCCGCTGCGGCTCGGCCGACGTCATCGAGGCCTTGGGCATCAACCTGGCCCTGACCCCGGAGCAGGTGGCAGAGTGCATCGCCGAGATCGGCATCGGTTTTTTGTTTGCCCCGGCGCTACATGGGGCCATGCGCTATGCCATTGGACCCCGGCGGGAAATCGGCATCCGCACCATCTTCAATATTCTGGGGCCGCTGACCAATCCGGCCCGGGCCAACATCCAGGTGCTGGGGGTCTATGATCCGAACCTTACCGAACCCCTGGCCCAGGTGTTGGGCAACCTGGGCTGCCGGCGAGCCTTCGTAGTCTATGGCGAAGGTTCCTTTGACGAATTCAGCATTATCGGCCCTAGTCGGGTCAGCGAATTGAAAGAGGGACAGGTGCGCACCTACAACATCACGCCGGAGGAATTGGGGCTGAAGCGGGCCAGGCTGGAAGATATTAAAGGGGGCGATGTTTTTGAAAACGCCTATATCGTCCGCCGGGTGTTGGGCGGGGAGGACGGCCCCCGCCAGGATATGGTGGCCCTGAATGCGGCCGCCGCCCTGGTCGCGGCCGGATTGGCGGCAGATTTCCCTGCTGGTCTGGCTCTAGCTCAAAAGATCATCCGCTCCGGCCAGGCCCTAGCCAAACTGGAGGCCCTGATCGCTAAAAGCCGGACCTTTGGACAACCAAATTAGTCTGGTGATTACGATTAGACTAGTTTTCCACCTGACGCCGCGATGGTCTCAGACGGCCGGATTGCCAGCCATAGAGGAAATAAATCCCCAAACCGATAATCAACCATAATCCCAGCCGCAACCAGGAGTCGAGCGGCATGGAAAGCATCATCCCCAGGGAGGCCAAGGCTCCTAAAAGAGCAATGGTTTTCCCTGCCGGGCAGCGAAAGGGCCGCCGGGCCTGAGGCTGGGTAAAGCGCAGGATCAACACCCCCAGACAAACAATCAAAAAAGCAAATAAGGTGCCGATATTGCACATAAAAGCCAGTTTTTCAATTGGGGTCAGCGCGCTGCAGATGGCGATGACCGTCCCACAAACCAGGGTCATGACGTGGGGGGTGCGAAAGCGGGGGTGGACGGCGGCGGTCCAGCCGGGCAGCAACCCATCCCGCCCCATGGCAAATAACACTCGGGGTTGGGCCAGCAATAAAATATAGAGCACGCTGGTCAGCCCAACCAGTGCCCCTACCGAAATCAATCCGGCGGCCCAAGGCAGGCCGATCTGGCGGAAGGCGGTGGAAAAAGGCGCTCCTGGATCAATCTGGGTGAAGGGCACCATGCCGATTAGCACCAGGGCTACCAGGATATAGATGATGGTGCAAAAAAACAGGGAGCCGATAATGCCAAAGGGGACGTCGCGGCTGGGGTTACGGGCTTCTTCCGCGGCTACCGAGACCACATCAAAGCCCAGATAGGCAAAAAACACCAGCGCGGCTCCTTGAATGACGCTGAAGTGGCCAAACGGGGTCAAGGGAGACCAGTAATCGGGACGCACATAAAAGGCGCCGATTAATAAAATAAAAAGGATGATGCCCAGTTTGACCGCTACCAACCAGCGAGCCACCAAGGCATTCATTTTGGTGCGGAACACCAGTAAAATGGCTAGAAACATGATGATCAGGGCCGCAGGCAGATTGATCAGCCCGCCCGCCCGGGTCAGAGGGTCGCCGGCGGCCCAGCGCGGCAGTTCCCAGACCGAGCCGCGCAGCAAATCCTGGAAATAATAAGACCAGCCTGAGGCCACCGTACTGGCCCCCATGCCATACTCCAGAACCAGATCCCAACCAATGATCCAGGCGAAAATTTCCCCAAAAATGGTATAGGCATAAGAATAGGCGCTCCCGGCCTGGGGTATCATCGAAGCCAATTCCGCATAACACAAAGCGGCCAGGGTGCAGGCCAGGCCGGAAACGATAAAAGAGAGAATAATTCCCGGCCCTGCTACCTGCACCCCTACCCCGGATATCACAAAGATACCGGCCCCGATAATCTGGGCCAGACCGATTACCACCAGGTCCAGCCGGGTCAGAGAGCGTTTCAAAGCCTGAGGATTATCTTCCGGCTGGGCCTCGTGGTCTAGGGTCTTTTTGCGCCAGAGTTGTTGCCAGGACATGTGGTTTATTTTAGGTCAGATACTCAAGCACCGGACAAAAAAATCATTGCCAAGACGCCAAGTTTTTTATATGCATTAGCGCCGTAACGTCTTGGCGTGAAATAATTTTATGCAGCCAGACGGCTGAAGATGCGGGCATCGACCACAAAGACCCCTCTTTCATATACCAGCACCGGGTTGAGATCGATCTGATCAAGTTCTGGATGGCTGTTGGCCAGCCGGGCCACACCCTTCAGGACCTGAACTAAGGCCTCCTCATCTTTGGGTTTCTGGCCCCGCGCTCCGCTCAATAGGGGATAGCCGGTAATGCTCCGGATCATTTGGCGATAATCATCTTCCTGGGCCGGCAGCAGGCAAAACTGCACATCCCGATAGATCTCGGTAAAAATGCCGCCCAGCCCGAACATCAGCGTGGGGCCATATTGCGGATCGCAGGTCATACCAATAATCACCTCCAAACCGCCGGGTTTGGCCATGGGCGACACCGTCACCCCCTCTACCCGGGCTTTCCGGTCGTTCAGGTGGACCGTAGCCAGGATGTCCTGGTAGGCATAACGGACCTCCTCTTCATTGGCCAGGTTTAAACGGACGCCGCCAACATCGCTTTTATGGGGCAAATCTGGCGAGGCAATCTTGAGGGCCACCGGAAAGCCAAAGGCCTGGGCCAGACTTACCGCCTCCTCCGCCGAGGTCGCCAGCGGGGCAGCCGCGCTCGGAATGCCATAACGGGCCAGCAACTGTCCGGCTTCGGCAGCCGCCAGCAGCCGTAGTCCAAAGGGTGGCACTGGCCACGTTACAGTCGGGGCAGGAGCGGCTTCAAACCGGAAAAACTGATGTAGGGCCTTGAGACCGCGCTCCGGGGTGGGGAACACCGGAATCCCCTGGCTCTGGATTAAAGGCACTTCCTGGCGCTCGATCTCGGCTCCGCCCAGGAAAATTACCAGTTCGGAAGCTCCGGGGGTAACCACCTGGGAAGCTCCGGGAATTGGATCGCCAAAAATGATCACCGCAGTGTCATATTCGGCCTGGGACGCGTCGATGACCTTTTTATAGAGGCCGGCGTCACTGATGACGTCGCCGGTAAGGTCCACCGGATTGCCGACCACACAATGCCGGGGCAAAAATGAGGCCATTTGTTCTTTCAGGCCGGGACTGGGGTCGGGGACCGTGAATCCTAATTTTTCCGCCTCATCAATAGCCAGAATGGCCGCTCCGCCGGAACTGGTAATATTGAATAGACGTCTGCCTCGGGGCCTGTTGAGATAGGCCAGTCCTTTGGCAAAATCATAGAGCTCCTCCAAGGTCTCGGCCCGGTGCACCCGATATTTGCGGAAGATGGCGTCATATACCGCATCAACTCCGGCCAGGGATTTGGTATGGGATTCGGCCGCCTGCCGGCCTTTGGCCGTGCGCCCGGCCTTCAAAATGACCAGGGGTTTGCTGGCCTCGGCCAGGGCATCCAGAAAGTAGCTGGGGCGCTTGACCCCTTCAAGATAGAGGGCAATAACCCGGGTATTGGCATCGTGGTTAAGGTAGGCGATGATATCGGCTTCATCAACATCGGCCCGGTTGCCCAGACTGACGAAGGCACTGACTCCCAGCCCTTCCTGGCTGGCCCAATCCATCAGCGCGGCGCCCACAGTGCCGCTCTGAGAGACCAGGGCGATGCGGCCTTTAGTGGTCAACAGCGGCCAGGAGGCGCACAAGTGATGATAAGGATGATTAACCCCTTGACAGTTGGGGCCAACCACCGTCAGGCCGAAGCGTCGGGCCACCTCGGTGAGTTGCTGCTGGAGTTGTTCCCCATCCGGTCCGGCTTCAGCAAAACCGCCGGTGATCACCACTGCGGCTTTGACTCCGGCCTGACCGCATTGCTCCAGGGTGCTTGGCACGGCATGGGCCGGAATCACCACCACTGCCAATTCCGGGGGCGAGGGAGTGTCGCCGATCTGCTTATAGACCTTAAGACCCAGGATTTCCTTGGCTTTGGGGTTGATAGGATAGATCGGCCCGGCAAATCCAGCCCCCATCAGGTTGGCCAAAATATCATGCCCCAGCTTGCCCGGGACAGTGGAAGCCCCAATGACTGCTACACTCTGCGGCTTAAAGATGGCCTCCAGGCGGTTTTCTTCCATATCCCCTCCTTGCATAAATCCCGTACTCTGTTTATGGCTCAGGCTACCCGGCAATAACTTTGCACTTGAAACCCCTGGCCAGAGCGGCTGAATCGGTTAAGACCAATGTTATGGCGGTTGAAATGGATGATATATTAAGCACTTAGTATAATATAAAATTTTAATTATCTTATCATAGATAAAGAGTATTATACAGGAACAAATTGGGGTCACCATTATTAACCTGCTGATTGACCGAGGATAAACCAGAAAATTTATAGGTGGTGGAAAAATTTTTTTCTCAGGGCTTGCCAAAAACTAAAAAAGAATATATATAAACCAAACCTGTTCCATGCTATATAAAAATTTCGGGGCGGGGATTGACACCCGCCAAAAATTTGTTATAAAGATAATTAAGCAATGACGCTCTTGGGGGCCGAGAAAAAAGGGTCTTGACAAGAGCTAATTGGATTGTTAAAATATAATTGAATTAATGTGCTCTTTGAAAACTAAATAGCGAGCCCTATAGCGGGTAAAACTCGTTTAACTGGAGAGTTTGATCCTGGCTCAGAATGAACGCTGGCGGCGTGCCTAACACATGCAAGTCGAACGAGAAAGCCTGGTTCGCCGGGCGAGTAAAGTGGCGCACGGGTGAGTAACGCGTGGGTAATCTACCTTAGCATGGGGGATAACCCGCCGAAAGGTGGGCTAATACCGCATAATACGGTGAAGGCTACGGTCTTTGCCGTCAAAGATGGCCTCTACATGCAAGCTGTCGTGCTAAGATGAGCCCGCGTCCCATTAGCTAGTTGGTAGGGTAAAGGCCTACCAAGGCGACGATGGGTAGCTGGTCTGAGAGGATGGCCAGCCACACTGGAACTGGAACACGGTCCAGACTCCTACGGGAGGCAGCAGTGAGGAATTTTGCGCAATGGGGGGAACCCTGACGCAGCAACGCCGCGTGGGTGAAGAAGGTCTTCGGATCGTAAAGCCCTGTCAAGTGGGAAGAATCGTCCGGAAGCGAATACCTTCCGGATCTGACGGTACCACTGAAGGAAGCACCGGCTAACTCCGTGCCAGCAGCCGCGGTAATACGGAGGGTGCAAGCGTTATTCGGAATTATTGGGCGTAAAGGGCGTGTAGGCGGTTGGTCAAGTCAGATGTGAAAGCCCGGGGCTCAACCCCGGAAGGGCATTTGAAACTGGCCGACTTGAGTGCGGGAGAGGAGAGCGGAATTCCCAGTGTAGAGGTGAAATTCGTAGATATTGGGAGGAACACCGGTGGCGAAGGCGGCTCTCTGGACCGACACTGACGCTGAGACGCGAAAGCGTGGGGAGCAAACAGGATTAGATACCCTGGTAGTCCACGCTGTAAACGATGGGCACTAGGTGTAGGAGGTTTTTAATCCTTCTGTGCCGCAGCTAACGCATTAAGTGCCCCGCCTGGGGAGTACGGCCGCAAGGCTAAAACTCAAAGGAATTGACGGGGGCCCGCACAAGCGGTGGAGCATGTGGTTTAATTCGACGCAACGGGAACCTGTGTGGAAACACCAGGGTGCCTCGCAAGAGGAGCCCCAAGACAGGTGCTGCATGGCTGTCGTCAGCTCGTGTCGTGAGATGTTGGGTTAAGTCCCGCAACGAGCGCAACCCTTGTCTTTAGTTGCCAGCATTCAGATGGGCACTTTAAAGAGACTGCCGGTGTTAAACCGGAGGAAGGTGGGGATGACGTCAAGTCCTCATGGCCTTTATGCCCAGGGCTACACACGTGCTACAATGGGCCGTACAAAGGGTCGCAACCTCGCGAGAGGAAGCTAATCCCAAAAAGCGGTCCTCAGTTCGGATCGGAGTCTGCAACTCGACTCCGTGAAGTTGGAATCGCTAGTAATCGTGGATCAGCATGCCACGGTGAATACGTTCCCGGGCCTTGTACACACCGCCCGTCACACCACGAAAGCTGGTGATACCAGAAGTCGCTGGCCTAACCCTTCGGGGAAGGAGGTGCCTAAGGTATGACCGGTAATTGGGGTGAAGTCGTAACAAGGTAGCCGTAGGGGAACCTGCGGCTGGATCACCTCCTTTCTAAGGTGTCAATCGACACATCCAATAAAAGATACCCTGGGGGTTCGCTATTTAGTTTTGAGAGAGCAACGGCCACCTAAGGCCTCAAAGCAAGGCAAGGTACTCGCTTCAGTCTAAAGTGAGGGCACGTTAGACTGATTTTCTTTCTGCAAAGCACGAGAGCAGGCTGGAAGAGGGCCTATAGCTCAGTTTCGGTCAGAGCGCACGCCTGATAAGCGTGAGGTCGTTGGTTCAATTCCAACTAGGCCCACCAAGCAAGTAATGGGGGTGTAGCTCAGACGGGAGAGCGCCTGCTTTGCACGCAGGAGGTCATCGGTTCGATTCCGTTCACCTCCACCAGATCTTAAAAATTTTTTAGTAGGGGTCCTGGGACCCCAAGCTCTTTGAAAAGTGAATAGATAGAGCGCGAGTCAAGGGATATTCCCGTATAGTTAAGTGGCTTTATGGTCAAGCTACTAAGGGCAATCGGTGGATGCCTTGGCGTTGGGAGGCGAAGAAGGACGTGGTTAGCTGCGATAAGCTTCGGGGAGCCGCTAAACAGGCTGTGATCCGGAGATTTCCGAATGGGGCAACCTATCCCGGGTAATGCCGGGATATCCCGGACTGAATCCATAGGTTCGGGAGGCGAACGGGGGGAACTGAAACATCTCAGTACCTCCAGGAAAAGAAATCAACGGAGATTCCCATAGTAGCGGCGAGCGAACTGGGAACAGCCCAAACCGATGCCGTTGTCAAGCCGGCAAGCGTTGCGGTATCGGGGTTGCGGGGCTGGATCGGAGGTGGTTGCCGCCACCTCGGAAAGTTACCAACCTTGGTGTTAGTCGAAGGACCTGGAACGGTCCACCGTAGAAGGTGATAGTCCTGTAGGCGAAAACATCAAGGCTTTCTGGATCCAGTCCCCGAGTACCACGAGGCACGTGGAACCTTGTGGGAAGCTGGGAGGACCATCTTCCAAGGCTAAATACTCCCCAACGACCGATAGTGAACCAGTACCGTGAGGGAAAGGTGAAAAGAACGGGGGAACCCGAGTGAAATAGTACCTGAAACCGATTGCTTACAAGCTGTGGAAGGACGATGGCCGATTACGGTCGGCCCGTCTGACTGCGTGCCTTTTGCATAATGAGTCAGCGACTTACTCTAGGTGGCGAGGTTAAGCCGTGAGGTGGAGCCGTAGCGAAAGCAAGTCTGAAGAGGGCGTATTAGTCGCCTGGAGTAGACCCGAAACCGAGTGATCTATCCATGGCCAGGGTAAAGTTCGGCTAACACCGAATGGAGGCCCGAACCAGTTAACGTTGAAAAGTTATTGGATGAGCTGTGGATAGGAGTGAAAGGCTAATCAAACTCGGAAATAGCTGGTTCTCCCCGAAATATATTGAGGTATAGCCTCGCATGATGAGCGACGGAGGTAGAGCACTGAATGGGCTAGGGGTCTCACAAGATTACCAAACCCAACCAAACTCCGAATGCCGTTGTCTTTAGTGCGGGAGTCAGTCTGCGGGAGATAAGTTCCGTGGACGAAAGGGAAACAACCCAGACCGCCAGCTAAGGTCCCCAAATCCATGCTAAGTGGGAAAGGATGTGGAAACGCCCAGACAGCCAGGAGGTTGGCTTAGAAGCAGCCATCCTTTAAAGAAAGCGTAATAGCTCACTGGTCGAGTGGGTCTGCGGCGGGATCGGTTCGCGAGAACCGATCGGTAGGGGAGCATTGTCGTAACCGTCGAAGGCATACCGCAAGGAGTGCTGGAGGAGCGACAAGTGATTATGCTGACATGAGTAGCGATAAAAGGGGTGAGAAACCCCTTCGCCGTAAGCCTAAGGTTTCCTGGGTAAAGTTAATCTTCCCAGGGTTAGTCGATCCCTAAGCTGAGGCCGACAGGCGTAGGCGATGGAAAGCCGGTTGATATTCCGGCACCACCTGGCGCGCCGTGACCGATGGGGGGACGCAGAAGGGTAGGCCATCCGGGTGTTGGACGTCCCGGTTCAAGCCCGTAGGCGGGAAGGTGAGGCAAATCCCACCTTCTATTAACGCCGAGAGGTGATGAGGAGAGGCTCTGCCTCACAAACTGGTTGAGCCCAGGCTGCCAAGAAAAGCCTCTAGGTAGTTCGCCAGGTGATCGTACTGCAAACCGAC includes the following:
- a CDS encoding acetate--CoA ligase family protein, producing MEENRLEAIFKPQSVAVIGASTVPGKLGHDILANLMGAGFAGPIYPINPKAKEILGLKVYKQIGDTPSPPELAVVVIPAHAVPSTLEQCGQAGVKAAVVITGGFAEAGPDGEQLQQQLTEVARRFGLTVVGPNCQGVNHPYHHLCASWPLLTTKGRIALVSQSGTVGAALMDWASQEGLGVSAFVSLGNRADVDEADIIAYLNHDANTRVIALYLEGVKRPSYFLDALAEASKPLVILKAGRTAKGRQAAESHTKSLAGVDAVYDAIFRKYRVHRAETLEELYDFAKGLAYLNRPRGRRLFNITSSGGAAILAIDEAEKLGFTVPDPSPGLKEQMASFLPRHCVVGNPVDLTGDVISDAGLYKKVIDASQAEYDTAVIIFGDPIPGASQVVTPGASELVIFLGGAEIERQEVPLIQSQGIPVFPTPERGLKALHQFFRFEAAPAPTVTWPVPPFGLRLLAAAEAGQLLARYGIPSAAAPLATSAEEAVSLAQAFGFPVALKIASPDLPHKSDVGGVRLNLANEEEVRYAYQDILATVHLNDRKARVEGVTVSPMAKPGGLEVIIGMTCDPQYGPTLMFGLGGIFTEIYRDVQFCLLPAQEDDYRQMIRSITGYPLLSGARGQKPKDEEALVQVLKGVARLANSHPELDQIDLNPVLVYERGVFVVDARIFSRLAA
- the trpD gene encoding anthranilate phosphoribosyltransferase, whose translation is MLNLTEAEMTRAMEIIMGGEATEAQIAAFITALRMKGETVAEITAAARVMRAKATHIPVGNQLVDLDRDEINIDRETVVDTCGTGGDATQTFNVSTTTAFVVAGAGLKVAKHGNRAVSSRCGSADVIEALGINLALTPEQVAECIAEIGIGFLFAPALHGAMRYAIGPRREIGIRTIFNILGPLTNPARANIQVLGVYDPNLTEPLAQVLGNLGCRRAFVVYGEGSFDEFSIIGPSRVSELKEGQVRTYNITPEELGLKRARLEDIKGGDVFENAYIVRRVLGGEDGPRQDMVALNAAAALVAAGLAADFPAGLALAQKIIRSGQALAKLEALIAKSRTFGQPN
- a CDS encoding amino acid permease; its protein translation is MSWQQLWRKKTLDHEAQPEDNPQALKRSLTRLDLVVIGLAQIIGAGIFVISGVGVQVAGPGIILSFIVSGLACTLAALCYAELASMIPQAGSAYSYAYTIFGEIFAWIIGWDLVLEYGMGASTVASGWSYYFQDLLRGSVWELPRWAAGDPLTRAGGLINLPAALIIMFLAILLVFRTKMNALVARWLVAVKLGIILFILLIGAFYVRPDYWSPLTPFGHFSVIQGAALVFFAYLGFDVVSVAAEEARNPSRDVPFGIIGSLFFCTIIYILVALVLIGMVPFTQIDPGAPFSTAFRQIGLPWAAGLISVGALVGLTSVLYILLLAQPRVLFAMGRDGLLPGWTAAVHPRFRTPHVMTLVCGTVIAICSALTPIEKLAFMCNIGTLFAFLIVCLGVLILRFTQPQARRPFRCPAGKTIALLGALASLGMMLSMPLDSWLRLGLWLIIGLGIYFLYGWQSGRLRPSRRQVEN
- a CDS encoding LysR family transcriptional regulator substrate-binding protein; translated protein: MPQIAKHPLILPPPSPEATGRRRLENLFRQRGLDYHITMESSNVELSSLYVEMGLGISFATMVRDRPQPQPRQLAFIPLPQFFKPNYLALVMRKNKFLPPYQKALLDLLLSSPSEPDNP
- the trpE gene encoding anthranilate synthase component I is translated as MVTPDFDTFQQLAAQGNLIPIYREILGDLETPVLAYKKLRGNSMSYLLESVEGGEKWGRYSFLGLNPALILTVQNRTVRVQDRQETKVYEEVADPYAIIRQVLGGYQAVASPDLPRFYGGLVGYLSYDMVRYIERLPELTPPEDRPEAILVLADHLLIFDNVRHTIKLVALVHITPEVPLETLYEQGVAGLEALIDRLRQPQHFPPPAPESATVTLTSNLTPERFQDIVLRAKDYITAGDAIQIVLSQRFQTARQQDPFDLYRALRSINPSPYMFYLDLGDLQLAGASPEVLVRLEAGRIELRPIAGTRGRGLTPAEDQALEAELLEDPKERAEHIMLVDLGRNDVGRVAKIGSVKVTELFTVERYSHVMHIVSHVVGDLEDGKDAIDVLKASFPAGTVSGAPKVRAMEIIEELEPTRRGPYAGAVGYLGFSGNMDFCITIRTLTVHDGQVYLQVGAGIVADSDPAKEYQETVNKAQAMVRALELAARGLL
- a CDS encoding aminodeoxychorismate/anthranilate synthase component II; this encodes MSSTISLATEDSRLETLNLKFKTAAPHIAVIDNYDSFTYNLVQYLGVLGAQLTVYRNDQIDLDGLERLQPSHLVISPGPGYPKDAGISVAAVQHFAGRLPILGVCLGHQAVAEAFGGRIIPASRLMHGKTSLIYHDNQDLFQGLPLPFEATRYHSLIVHRAVLPDCLKVTAQTAVGEIMGLRHVEYAIYGVQFHPESIMTSEGLNLLRNFLKRQRG